Proteins encoded in a region of the Candidatus Krumholzibacteriia bacterium genome:
- the boxC gene encoding 2,3-epoxybenzoyl-CoA dihydrolase gives MPTLGFETHPDRYKHWRLQVDGPVARLVLDVQENEPFRPGYVLKLNSYDLGVDIELADAVQRLRFEHPEVGAVVITSGKDRVFSAGANIHMLAGASHAFKVNFCKFTNETRLALEDASAHSGQKYIAACNGTTAGGGYELALACDEILLVDDGNSAVSLPEVPLLGVLPGTGGLTRVVDKRQVRRDRADIFSTLSEGIRGQRAVDWRLVDAVVPRSRFDAAVAERAHALAGLTPRPTGPGIVLPPLEVDRTADVWRYRHLEVHFDRPRRQARLVVQGPKEAPPASAAALRQRGASAWLLALCRELDDALCHLRFDEETCGLVLLETAGDYEAVLAWDRALFAWRDDWFAREILLLAARTLRRLDLTARSFFALAQPGSCFAGSLLELALAADRTYALDDAAVRFATSPLNAGAYPMTHGLSRLAARWLHAPERVEAILAGGPYDAAAAEAAGIVTVVADELDWDDEVRVATEERASLSPDALTGMEASLRYPGAENMASKVFGRLTAWQNWVFQRPNAVGERGALKLYGRPERPSFDWGRIG, from the coding sequence ATGCCAACGCTCGGTTTCGAAACCCATCCGGACCGTTACAAGCACTGGCGGCTGCAGGTGGACGGCCCCGTCGCCCGTCTCGTTCTCGACGTGCAGGAGAACGAGCCGTTCCGTCCAGGTTATGTCCTCAAACTCAACTCCTACGATCTCGGCGTGGACATCGAGCTGGCCGATGCGGTGCAGCGCCTGCGTTTCGAGCATCCCGAAGTGGGTGCGGTGGTGATCACCAGCGGCAAGGACCGCGTCTTCAGCGCCGGCGCCAACATCCACATGCTCGCCGGCGCGTCGCACGCCTTCAAGGTGAACTTCTGCAAGTTCACCAACGAGACGCGCCTCGCCCTCGAGGACGCGAGCGCCCACAGCGGCCAGAAGTACATCGCCGCCTGCAACGGCACCACGGCCGGCGGCGGCTACGAGCTGGCCCTCGCCTGCGACGAAATCCTTCTCGTGGATGATGGGAACTCCGCGGTGAGCCTCCCGGAGGTGCCGCTCCTCGGCGTTCTCCCCGGGACCGGCGGCCTCACCCGCGTCGTCGACAAGCGCCAGGTACGGCGTGATCGGGCCGACATCTTCTCCACCTTGAGCGAAGGCATCCGCGGCCAGCGCGCCGTCGACTGGCGCCTCGTAGATGCCGTGGTGCCACGGAGCCGCTTCGACGCCGCCGTCGCCGAGCGCGCCCACGCACTGGCCGGGCTCACCCCCCGACCCACGGGCCCGGGCATCGTGCTGCCGCCGCTCGAGGTCGACCGCACCGCCGATGTCTGGCGCTACCGCCATCTCGAAGTGCACTTCGACCGGCCGCGCCGCCAGGCGCGCCTCGTCGTCCAGGGTCCCAAGGAGGCCCCGCCGGCGAGCGCCGCGGCGCTGCGTCAACGCGGCGCCTCTGCCTGGTTGCTCGCCCTCTGCCGCGAGCTGGACGATGCGCTTTGCCACCTGCGCTTCGACGAGGAGACCTGCGGCCTCGTGCTCCTCGAAACCGCGGGCGATTACGAAGCCGTCCTCGCCTGGGATCGCGCTCTCTTCGCTTGGCGCGACGATTGGTTCGCGCGGGAAATCCTCCTGCTCGCCGCGCGCACTCTCCGCCGCCTCGATCTCACGGCGCGGAGCTTCTTCGCTCTCGCCCAGCCGGGCTCGTGCTTCGCCGGGTCGCTCCTCGAGCTGGCACTGGCGGCGGACCGCACCTACGCCCTCGACGATGCGGCGGTGCGCTTCGCGACCAGCCCGCTCAACGCCGGCGCCTATCCCATGACCCATGGCTTGAGCCGCCTCGCGGCACGCTGGCTGCACGCGCCGGAGCGGGTGGAAGCGATCCTCGCCGGCGGACCCTACGACGCCGCCGCGGCCGAGGCCGCCGGTATCGTCACCGTCGTGGCCGACGAACTGGACTGGGACGACGAGGTGCGGGTGGCGACCGAGGAACGGGCGAGCCTTTCTCCCGACGCGCTCACCGGGATGGAGGCGTCGCTCCGCTACCCGGGGGCGGAGAACATGGCGAGCAAGGTCTTCGGCCGTCTCACGGCCTGGCAGAACTGGGTCTTCCAGCGTCCGAACGCCGTGGGCGAGCGCGGGGCGCTCAAGCTGTACGGTCGGCCCGAGCGGCCGAGCTTCGATTGGGGAAGAATCGGATGA
- a CDS encoding shikimate kinase → MSSHATPPPTDQDLLGSLGRKVRQAREARGESRRQLAARAQLSERYLAALEAGKGNISILRLRNLLLALGLQWAEVLNGDGVAAPGAPEQRRDALRRAVLARLEERSAEEMREVQAWLASRFPGARPVVALLGLRGAGKSSVGRRLARRLRVGFFELDDLVEEAAGLRLEQVFDLLGPARYRELEFEALRRFLRRREGGVLATGGGIVTAPSTFALLRQRCLTVWLRATPEEHWERVVRQGDRRPMQGKPAAMQELRALLAAREPLYAQAQITCDTRGVGIEAATRRLAGTLGPVPRGWARRQRPVSRQLARSK, encoded by the coding sequence ATGAGCTCGCATGCGACCCCGCCGCCGACAGACCAGGATCTTCTCGGCAGCCTTGGCCGGAAGGTACGGCAGGCGCGCGAGGCCCGCGGCGAGAGCCGCCGGCAGCTCGCCGCGCGGGCCCAGCTCTCGGAGCGCTATCTCGCCGCTCTCGAGGCCGGCAAGGGCAACATCTCCATCCTGCGCCTGCGCAACCTCCTCCTGGCCCTCGGCCTGCAATGGGCAGAGGTCCTGAACGGCGACGGCGTGGCAGCACCGGGAGCGCCGGAGCAGCGCCGCGACGCACTGCGGCGCGCCGTTCTCGCGCGCCTCGAAGAGCGCTCGGCGGAGGAGATGCGGGAAGTGCAGGCGTGGCTGGCCTCGCGCTTCCCCGGCGCACGACCCGTGGTGGCGCTTCTCGGCCTGCGCGGTGCGGGTAAGAGCAGCGTCGGCCGGCGTCTGGCGCGGCGGCTGCGGGTCGGTTTCTTCGAGCTCGACGACCTGGTGGAGGAGGCGGCAGGTCTGCGACTCGAACAGGTCTTCGATCTCCTCGGCCCGGCTCGCTATCGGGAGTTGGAGTTCGAGGCGCTGCGGCGCTTTCTCCGCCGCCGGGAAGGTGGTGTCCTCGCCACCGGGGGCGGCATCGTGACCGCGCCTTCGACCTTCGCGCTCCTTCGCCAGCGCTGCCTCACCGTCTGGCTGCGCGCGACACCGGAGGAGCATTGGGAGCGCGTGGTGCGACAGGGGGACCGTCGACCCATGCAAGGGAAGCCGGCTGCCATGCAGGAACTGCGGGCTCTGCTGGCGGCAAGAGAGCCCCTCTATGCCCAGGCGCAGATCACCTGCGACACCCGCGGTGTGGGAATCGAGGCGGCGACGCGGCGTCTGGCCGGCACGCTGGGTCCCGTACCGCGAGGGTGGGCCCGTAGGCAAAGACCCGTGTCACGGCAGCTCGCGCGGTCGAAATAG
- a CDS encoding AI-2E family transporter, translated as MEPRPRRCYCRGMEKDRFQKAFVVLLVLGISTAIVLMLRPFLLTILMAAIMAGVVQPLHRFLLRLFRARTGLASMATLLVFLSVVLLPLLSVLGLVATQAYEVSQKAVDWVQGVRAGTVSLDFLRKLPFAAQVEANSQELAARSSQVLAGASRIVVSKLSSLTVGTVQFVFQLVVFLYSLFFFLKDGAGVLKRILYYLPLSDRDEQVMLGKFVSVGKAMLKGTFVIALLQGTLIGLTLALLGIQGALFWGTLAVVGAMIPGVGTAFVWIPAAIYLFATHHTGRGLVLVVIGAGVVGTLDNFLRPRLVGRDTQMHDLLIFFGTLGGLFLFGLAGLLVGPILMALFVTIWDIYGEVFRDSLPLHRGSKAEMPPLVPEPPPPEEGRA; from the coding sequence TTGGAACCCCGTCCGCGGCGCTGTTACTGTCGGGGGATGGAGAAGGACCGCTTCCAGAAGGCATTCGTCGTCCTCCTGGTTCTGGGGATCTCGACCGCCATCGTCCTGATGCTGCGGCCGTTTCTCCTCACGATCCTCATGGCCGCCATCATGGCCGGGGTGGTGCAGCCGCTCCACCGCTTCCTCCTACGGCTCTTCCGCGCCCGCACCGGCCTGGCCTCGATGGCGACGCTGCTGGTCTTCCTCTCCGTGGTTCTGCTGCCGTTGCTGAGCGTCCTGGGGCTCGTTGCGACCCAGGCTTACGAGGTGAGCCAGAAAGCGGTGGATTGGGTGCAAGGAGTGCGAGCCGGGACGGTGAGCCTGGATTTCCTGCGCAAGCTGCCTTTTGCGGCGCAGGTCGAAGCCAACTCCCAGGAGCTGGCGGCGCGTAGCAGCCAGGTCCTGGCAGGAGCGAGCCGCATCGTCGTCTCCAAGCTCTCGAGCCTCACGGTCGGGACGGTGCAGTTCGTTTTCCAACTTGTGGTTTTCCTCTATTCCCTCTTCTTCTTTCTCAAGGACGGCGCCGGTGTCCTGAAGCGGATCCTCTATTACCTCCCCTTGAGCGACCGCGACGAGCAGGTCATGCTGGGCAAGTTCGTTTCCGTCGGCAAGGCGATGTTGAAGGGCACCTTCGTCATCGCCCTCCTGCAGGGGACGCTCATCGGTCTCACCCTGGCGCTCCTCGGCATCCAGGGGGCGCTTTTCTGGGGGACGCTGGCTGTGGTGGGCGCCATGATCCCCGGTGTCGGAACGGCCTTCGTCTGGATCCCTGCCGCCATCTACTTGTTCGCCACCCATCACACCGGTCGCGGTCTGGTGCTCGTCGTCATCGGCGCCGGAGTCGTCGGGACGCTGGACAACTTTCTCCGCCCGCGTCTCGTCGGGCGGGACACGCAGATGCACGATCTCCTCATCTTCTTCGGCACACTCGGCGGCCTCTTCCTCTTCGGCTTGGCCGGGCTTCTGGTAGGCCCGATCCTGATGGCGCTCTTCGTCACCATCTGGGATATCTACGGCGAGGTGTTCCGGGACTCCCTGCCGCTGCACCGTGGCTCGAAGGCAGAGATGCCGCCTCTCGTTCCGGAGCCACCACCCCCCGAGGAGGGCCGCGCATGA
- a CDS encoding ABC transporter permease, protein MSRNILLVARREYLSHVRTRSFILGVLLTPVLIAFAVGLNHVMEKAARKAGKPFAIVDLSTPAPPPALPGLERPEAGRFEGTPPGSDLGRRLEKSWEGAARWRLEAVLRPGAAEAPALLDSLSRRTRDGELEGFAVLRGDLVAGDGKMQWYTRNVANVDLKKALANDLRELVRLDRTVWHGVSESTLAAIQAPVLDERDVDVSGRSTGDATSREAASFIPMIFVYALLIGISAQAQSLLTSTIEEKSNRLVEVLLSSISPWELMAGKIVGLVAATLTLMALWTVAGAYMVHRQGWEHLVRNEMFAWFLVYLMVTISFYSTFIAAIGSAVTELKEAQNLMLPVWICLMIPMFLMFFVGQHPDLWWVRVLTYVPFFTPFLMMNRLASAVPPGPVEIAASLVLMVFSCWGATYLAARVFRVGILLYGKPANPRELWRWMRAG, encoded by the coding sequence ATGAGCCGCAACATCCTTCTAGTGGCGCGCCGGGAGTATCTCTCCCACGTGCGCACGCGCAGCTTCATTCTCGGCGTGCTGCTGACGCCCGTCCTCATTGCCTTCGCCGTCGGGTTGAACCACGTGATGGAGAAGGCGGCACGCAAGGCGGGCAAGCCCTTTGCGATCGTGGATCTGAGCACACCGGCGCCGCCGCCCGCGCTCCCCGGCCTCGAGCGGCCCGAAGCCGGCCGTTTCGAGGGCACGCCGCCCGGGAGCGATCTCGGCCGGCGGCTGGAGAAGAGCTGGGAGGGTGCCGCACGCTGGCGTTTGGAGGCGGTGCTGCGCCCCGGCGCCGCGGAGGCGCCGGCGCTGCTGGATTCGCTCTCCCGACGCACTCGGGATGGCGAGCTCGAAGGCTTCGCTGTGCTGCGCGGCGATCTGGTCGCCGGCGACGGCAAGATGCAATGGTACACGCGCAACGTCGCCAACGTGGACTTGAAGAAGGCGCTGGCGAACGACTTGCGCGAGCTGGTGCGCCTCGACCGCACCGTGTGGCACGGCGTCAGCGAGTCGACCCTGGCGGCGATCCAGGCGCCGGTCTTGGACGAGCGCGACGTGGATGTCTCGGGTCGTAGCACCGGCGACGCTACCTCCAGGGAGGCGGCGTCGTTCATCCCCATGATCTTCGTCTACGCGCTCCTCATCGGCATCTCGGCGCAGGCGCAGTCGCTGCTCACCTCCACCATCGAGGAAAAATCCAACCGTCTGGTGGAAGTGCTGCTCAGCTCCATCAGCCCCTGGGAGCTCATGGCGGGCAAGATCGTCGGCCTCGTGGCGGCGACGCTCACCCTCATGGCCCTCTGGACCGTTGCCGGCGCCTACATGGTGCACCGCCAGGGCTGGGAGCACCTGGTGCGGAACGAGATGTTCGCCTGGTTCCTGGTGTACCTGATGGTGACGATCTCCTTCTACAGCACCTTCATCGCCGCCATCGGCTCGGCGGTGACGGAGCTCAAGGAAGCGCAGAATCTGATGCTGCCGGTGTGGATCTGCCTCATGATTCCCATGTTCCTCATGTTCTTCGTCGGCCAGCACCCGGACCTGTGGTGGGTCCGCGTCCTCACCTACGTCCCCTTCTTCACCCCCTTCCTGATGATGAACCGGCTGGCGAGCGCCGTGCCCCCGGGCCCGGTGGAGATCGCCGCCAGCCTCGTCCTCATGGTCTTCTCTTGCTGGGGAGCCACCTATCTCGCGGCCCGCGTTTTCCGCGTTGGCATCCTGCTCTACGGCAAGCCGGCGAATCCGCGGGAGCTCTGGCGCTGGATGCGGGCGGGCTAG
- a CDS encoding glutamine--tRNA ligase/YqeY domain fusion protein translates to MTRPETKPSGTRPAGSEPAETKSSGTKRSGTEPAETKSETKHAPGLAPDAEAPDFIRAIVRADVAAGKHGGSVVTRFPPEPNGYLHIGHAKSICLNFGLADEFGGRCHLRFDDTNPLKEDPEYVDAIQRDVHWLGFDWGKHLYHASDYYETMYRYAVQLVQEEKAYVDSSSEEEIRRDRGTVTESGRESRDRERPMAESLELLEGMRRGDFPDGAYVLRAKIDMASPNMKMRDPLIYRIRRAAHHRTGSAWNIYPMYDFAHCLSDSVEGVTHSLCTLEFENNRELYDWFLEAVRVPHRPQQIEFARLNLSHTVMSKRFLLGLVQKGVVRGWDDPRLPTLAGLRRRGYLPESIRAFCERVGIAKRNNLVDLTLLEYHLREDLNRLAQRVMAVLRPLRVVLENYPEDRFEAVDADNNPGVPEAGTRQLRFGRVLYIERDDFRLEPPPKFYRLAPGREVRLKHAYFIRCERAVQDPQSGEIVELRCTYDPATKSGAATDRRVQGTVHWVEAASALDAEVRLYETLFTVPDPMAASGEEGLEGLLNPESLVTQRGCKVEASLAAAAPGKSFQFLRQGYFVVDPDSRPGQLVFNRTVGLKDSWAKIEKKQQVREGG, encoded by the coding sequence ATGACCCGCCCCGAGACCAAGCCGTCCGGGACGAGGCCCGCCGGAAGCGAGCCGGCGGAGACGAAGTCGTCCGGGACGAAGCGCTCCGGAACCGAACCGGCGGAGACGAAGTCGGAGACCAAGCACGCGCCTGGCCTCGCCCCCGACGCCGAAGCGCCGGACTTCATCCGCGCCATCGTCCGCGCCGATGTGGCCGCCGGCAAGCACGGGGGGAGCGTCGTCACGCGTTTCCCGCCGGAGCCGAACGGCTACTTGCACATCGGCCACGCCAAGTCCATTTGCCTCAACTTCGGCCTCGCCGATGAGTTCGGCGGCCGCTGCCATCTGCGCTTCGACGACACCAACCCGCTCAAGGAGGACCCCGAGTATGTCGACGCCATCCAGCGCGACGTGCACTGGCTCGGCTTCGACTGGGGTAAGCACCTGTACCACGCTTCGGACTACTACGAGACGATGTACCGCTATGCCGTGCAGTTGGTGCAGGAAGAGAAAGCCTACGTGGACAGCTCCAGCGAGGAGGAGATCCGCCGCGACCGCGGCACCGTCACCGAGTCGGGGCGGGAGAGCCGAGACCGTGAACGTCCTATGGCGGAGAGTCTGGAGCTCCTGGAGGGCATGCGGCGCGGTGATTTCCCCGACGGCGCCTACGTGCTCCGCGCCAAGATCGACATGGCGTCTCCCAATATGAAGATGCGGGACCCTCTCATCTATCGTATCCGGCGCGCGGCGCACCATCGCACCGGGAGCGCCTGGAACATCTATCCCATGTACGATTTCGCCCACTGCCTCTCGGATTCCGTCGAGGGCGTGACCCACTCGCTTTGCACCCTGGAGTTCGAGAACAACCGCGAGCTCTACGACTGGTTCCTGGAGGCGGTGCGGGTGCCGCATCGGCCGCAGCAGATCGAGTTCGCCCGTCTCAACCTGAGCCATACGGTGATGAGCAAGCGCTTCCTCCTCGGCCTGGTGCAAAAGGGCGTGGTGCGCGGCTGGGACGATCCGCGCCTGCCGACGCTCGCGGGTCTGCGGCGGCGTGGTTACCTCCCCGAGTCCATCCGGGCCTTCTGCGAGCGCGTCGGCATCGCCAAGCGCAACAACTTGGTGGACCTGACGCTCCTGGAATACCACCTGCGGGAGGACCTCAACCGCCTCGCCCAGCGCGTCATGGCAGTGCTCCGGCCGCTCCGTGTCGTGCTGGAGAACTACCCGGAGGACCGCTTCGAGGCGGTCGACGCCGACAACAACCCGGGAGTTCCGGAGGCGGGAACACGCCAGCTACGCTTCGGGCGCGTGCTCTACATCGAACGCGACGATTTCCGCCTGGAGCCGCCGCCCAAGTTCTACCGGCTGGCCCCGGGGCGGGAGGTGCGCCTCAAGCACGCTTACTTCATCCGCTGCGAGCGCGCCGTCCAGGACCCGCAGAGCGGCGAGATCGTCGAGTTGCGCTGCACCTACGATCCGGCCACCAAGAGCGGTGCGGCCACCGACCGGCGCGTGCAGGGCACGGTGCATTGGGTGGAGGCGGCGAGCGCCCTGGACGCGGAGGTGCGGCTCTACGAGACGCTCTTCACCGTCCCCGACCCGATGGCGGCGAGCGGCGAAGAGGGCCTGGAAGGATTGCTCAACCCGGAGTCCCTCGTCACGCAGAGGGGCTGCAAGGTCGAGGCGTCGTTGGCGGCCGCCGCGCCGGGGAAGAGCTTCCAGTTCCTGCGCCAGGGCTACTTCGTCGTCGATCCCGACTCGCGGCCCGGGCAGCTCGTGTTCAACCGCACCGTGGGTTTGAAGGACTCGTGGGCCAAGATCGAGAAGAAGCAACAAGTTCGAGAGGGAGGTTGA
- a CDS encoding ATP-binding cassette domain-containing protein, whose protein sequence is MPAIDIRQVSKRFGTFTAVDDLTLTVPAGCVQGFLGPNGAGKTTTLRMVMNIFAPDSGTIHVLGERMSEPLKKRIGYLPEERGLYRKMRVLEMLVFFAALKGLPEREGRRRAQDWLQRFGLEAWGRRFVRDLSKGMQQKVGFIATMLHDPELVVLDEPFSGLDPVNLEFVRDVILDLKRRGRTVVFSTHQMDEAEKLCDRIFMILAGRKVLDGSLDEVRTGRDQVALVEYRGEGGFLQRDADVLRVNDYGQYSEISLRPGAEPSALLRRMAERLQVLRFELRQPTLHEIFVRTVRDGGGDVEGLVGTSRERVGG, encoded by the coding sequence ATGCCTGCCATCGACATTCGGCAGGTGAGCAAGCGCTTCGGGACTTTCACCGCCGTCGATGACCTGACGCTCACCGTCCCCGCGGGGTGCGTGCAGGGGTTTCTCGGCCCCAACGGCGCTGGCAAGACCACCACGCTGCGCATGGTGATGAACATCTTCGCTCCCGACTCGGGCACCATCCACGTGCTCGGCGAGCGCATGAGCGAACCCCTCAAGAAACGCATTGGCTACCTCCCGGAAGAACGCGGGCTCTACCGCAAGATGCGGGTGCTGGAGATGCTCGTCTTCTTCGCCGCCTTGAAGGGGCTGCCGGAGCGCGAAGGGCGGCGGCGCGCCCAGGACTGGCTGCAGCGCTTCGGCCTCGAGGCCTGGGGCCGGCGCTTCGTCCGCGACCTCTCCAAGGGCATGCAGCAGAAGGTGGGCTTCATCGCCACGATGCTGCACGATCCTGAGTTGGTGGTGCTCGACGAGCCCTTCTCCGGTCTCGATCCGGTCAACCTCGAGTTCGTCCGTGACGTGATCCTCGATCTCAAGCGCCGGGGCCGCACGGTGGTGTTCTCCACCCACCAGATGGACGAGGCCGAGAAGCTCTGCGACCGCATCTTCATGATCCTGGCGGGGCGCAAGGTGCTGGACGGCAGCCTCGACGAGGTGCGCACCGGCCGCGACCAGGTGGCGCTGGTGGAATACCGCGGCGAGGGCGGCTTCCTGCAACGCGATGCGGACGTGCTCCGCGTCAACGACTACGGCCAATACAGCGAGATCAGCTTGCGGCCGGGGGCCGAGCCCTCGGCGCTACTGCGCCGGATGGCGGAGCGCCTGCAGGTGCTGCGCTTCGAGCTGCGCCAGCCGACGCTGCACGAGATCTTCGTGCGCACCGTGCGTGACGGCGGCGGCGATGTCGAGGGGCTGGTCGGCACGAGCCGGGAAAGGGTGGGCGGATGA
- the boxB gene encoding benzoyl-CoA 2,3-epoxidase subunit BoxB, with protein MMDSHAKIPNNVNLSEDPKLQRALEKWLPDFQRWWLEMGPEGFQGQEVYLRTAIAVDAKGWAHFDHVKMPDYRWGIFLAEQEGERRIGFGDFAGQPAWQEVPGELRGYLRRLIVTQGDTEPASVEQQRQLGSTAPSLYDLRNLFQVNVEEGRHLWAMVYLLQRYFGRDGREEADALLERRSGNPDKPRILGAFNAPIRDWLSFYMFTMFTDRDGKYQLLALAESGFEPLARTTRFMLTEEAHHMFVGETGVRRVVQRSAELLRQDPNGDVRAQGGIDLETIQKYIHLWYSLSADLFGGEISTNAADYFASGLKGRYQEELEEDHRALDGTYRMSVPDGERLREQDVPLRNAMNEILRDRYIDDCQRGVDRWNVSLEKAGLDYRFRLPSRRFHRHVGLYAGHHYSPEGDPLTAAEWEARRETWLPSAADLEYVASLMRPVHERGKISQWVAPPPKGIHGKPFDFEYVRL; from the coding sequence ATGATGGACTCGCACGCCAAGATCCCGAACAACGTCAACCTGTCGGAAGATCCGAAGCTGCAGCGGGCGCTGGAGAAGTGGCTGCCGGACTTCCAGCGCTGGTGGCTGGAGATGGGCCCCGAGGGCTTCCAGGGGCAGGAGGTCTACCTGCGCACCGCCATCGCCGTGGACGCCAAGGGCTGGGCACACTTCGATCACGTCAAGATGCCGGACTACCGCTGGGGGATCTTCCTGGCCGAACAGGAGGGCGAGCGTCGCATCGGCTTCGGCGATTTCGCCGGGCAACCGGCGTGGCAGGAGGTGCCGGGGGAGCTCCGCGGCTACCTGCGCCGTCTCATCGTCACCCAGGGCGACACCGAGCCCGCCAGCGTCGAGCAGCAGCGCCAGCTCGGGAGCACGGCGCCCAGCCTCTACGACCTGCGCAATCTCTTCCAAGTCAATGTCGAGGAAGGCCGGCACCTGTGGGCGATGGTGTACCTGCTGCAGCGCTACTTCGGCCGCGACGGCCGCGAGGAGGCCGACGCGCTCCTGGAACGCCGCAGCGGCAACCCCGACAAGCCGCGCATCCTCGGCGCCTTCAATGCGCCCATCCGTGATTGGCTCTCCTTCTACATGTTCACCATGTTCACCGACCGGGACGGCAAGTACCAGCTGCTGGCGCTGGCGGAGAGCGGCTTCGAGCCGCTGGCGCGGACGACGCGCTTCATGCTCACCGAGGAAGCGCACCACATGTTCGTCGGCGAGACCGGCGTCCGCCGCGTGGTGCAACGCTCGGCGGAGCTGCTGCGCCAGGACCCGAACGGGGACGTCCGCGCCCAGGGGGGGATCGATCTGGAGACGATCCAGAAATACATCCACCTCTGGTATTCCCTGTCAGCGGACCTCTTCGGTGGCGAGATTTCCACCAACGCCGCCGATTACTTCGCCAGCGGTCTCAAGGGCCGCTACCAGGAGGAGCTGGAGGAGGACCACCGGGCCCTGGACGGGACCTACCGCATGTCGGTGCCCGACGGCGAACGCTTGCGCGAACAGGACGTGCCGCTCCGGAACGCGATGAACGAGATCCTCCGTGACCGCTACATCGACGACTGCCAGCGCGGCGTGGATCGCTGGAATGTGAGCCTCGAGAAGGCGGGCTTGGACTACCGCTTCCGCCTCCCCAGCCGGCGCTTCCACCGCCACGTGGGCCTCTATGCCGGCCATCACTACAGCCCCGAGGGCGACCCCCTCACGGCGGCGGAATGGGAGGCCCGGCGCGAGACCTGGCTGCCCTCGGCCGCCGACCTCGAGTACGTGGCCAGCCTCATGCGCCCCGTGCACGAGCGCGGCAAGATCTCCCAGTGGGTGGCTCCCCCGCCCAAGGGGATCCACGGCAAGCCCTTCGACTTCGAGTACGTCCGGCTCTGA